The following proteins come from a genomic window of Chionomys nivalis chromosome 9, mChiNiv1.1, whole genome shotgun sequence:
- the Banf2 gene encoding barrier-to-autointegration factor-like protein codes for MEHMSPRLKTFLSEPIGEKDVAWVHGISYELAINLVTKGFDKAYILLGQFLLMHKNEAEFQRWLICCCGATEHEARQSSTCLKKWCSYFL; via the exons ATGGAGCACATGTCTCCCAGGCTGAAAACCTTCCTCTCTGAACCCATTGGGGAGAAGGATGTGGCCTGGGTGCATGGAATCAGCTATGAGCTTGCCATCAATTTGGTTACCAAAGGTTTCGACAAG GCCTATATCCTGCTGGGACAGTTCCTTCTCATGCACAAGAACGAGGCAGAGTTCCAGAGGTGGCTCATTTGTTGCTGTGGGGCCACGGAGCATGAAGCCCGCCAAAGCTCCACCTGCCTGAAGAAGTGGTGTTCCTACTTCCTGTAA